One Astyanax mexicanus isolate ESR-SI-001 chromosome 3, AstMex3_surface, whole genome shotgun sequence genomic region harbors:
- the rab25a gene encoding ras-related protein Rab-25a, whose translation MGTDLGYNFVFKVVLIGESGVGKSNLLSRFTKNEFNHDSRTTIGVEFSTRTIQLDTVTIKAQIWDTAGLERYRAITSAYYRGAVGALLVYDITKHLTYEYVERWLKELYDHADPHMVVMLVGNKSDLDMQRTIPTEEAKSFAESKDLLFMETSALESTNVENAFLQVLTAIHKKVASREVTRGSISAVTLGQMGSMGPTAEVKEGRTCCKSQ comes from the exons ATGGGGACAGATTTAGGCTACAACTTTGTTTTTAAAG tGGTGTTAATTGGGGAATCTGGGGTGGGAAAGAGCAATCTGCTGTCCAGATTCACCAAAAATGAGTTTAATCATGACAGTCGCACCACCATTGGAGTGGAATTCAGTACGCGTACTATTCAGCTGGACACAGTGACCATCAAAGCACAGATTTGGGACACAGCTGGGCTGGAGCGGTACCGGGCCATCACATCAGC GTATTACAGGGGAGCAGTGGGGGCACTCCTGGTTTACGACATTACCAAGCACCTCACATACGAGTATGTAGAGCGATGGCTAAAGGAACTATATGACCATGCAGATCCACACATGGTGGTCATGCTGGTGGGCAACAAGAGTGACCTGGATATGCAGCGCACCATTCCAACAGAAGAAGCTAAAAGTTTTGCAG AGAGTAAAGACCTGCTGTTTATGGAGACGTCAGCACTCGAATCAACCAATGTGGAAAATGCCTTCCTTCAGGTTCTAACAG CAATCCATAAGAAGGTGGCGAGCCGAGAAGTAACCCGTGGCTCTATCAGCGCAGTGACCCTGGGCCAGATGGGGTCTATGGGCCCGACTGCCGAGGTTAAAGAAGGTAGAACCTGCTGTAAAAGCCAGTAA
- the sf3b4 gene encoding splicing factor 3B subunit 4, translating to MAAGPISERNQDATVYVGGLDEKVSEPLLWELFLQAGPVVNTHMPKDRVTGQHQGYGFVEFLSEEDADYAIKIMNMIKLYGKPIRVNKASAHNKNLDVGANIFIGNLDPEIDEKLLYDTFSAFGVILQTPKIMRDPDTGNSKGYAFINFASFDASDAAIEAMNGQYLCNRPITVSYAFKKDSKGERHGSAAERLLAAQNPLSQADRPHQLFADAPPPPTAPTPVMTTLGAAIPIPGMPPPGAFPPVPPPGSMPPGMPPGMPMPLAPGTPSPQGGATGPPPGPPPFPPAGMHPPGMPPMPMPPTGPPGMVPPPPGPPGTTRAPPPPGMPPPPQMGMPPRGPFGPPMGPPMHPGMRGPPPPMPPPGYAGGPPRPPPFGFQRAPPMPPRPPAPPRGPIRAPMPP from the exons ATGGCGGCGGGTCCGATATCAGAAAGAAACCAGg ATGCTACGGTATATGTAGGCGGTCTGGATGAAAAGGTTTCGGAGCCGCTGTTGTGGGAACTCTTCCTGCAAGCTGGACCAGTGGTCAACACACACATGCCCAAAGACAGAGTCACAGGGCAACATCAGG GTTATGGCTTTGTGGAGTTCCTCAGTGAGGAAGATGCTGATTATGCCATAAAGATCATGAACATGATCAAGCTGTATGGTAAACCAATACGAGTCAACAAAGCTTCAGCACACAACAAGAACTTAGACGTGGGTGCCAACATCTTCATCGGGAACTTGGACCCCGAAATCGACGAGAAGCTGCTTTATGATACTTTCAGTGCTTTCGGCGTCATCCTTCAGACACCCAAGATTATGCGTGACCCGGACACAGGCAACTCCAAGGGTTACGCTTTTATCAACTTTGCCAGTTTTGATGCCTCTGATGCTGCAATTGAAGCCATGAATGGCCAGTACCTCTGTAATCGACCCATCACAGTCTCTTACGCCTTTAAGAAGGATTCCAAAGGTGAGAGGCACGGCTCAGCAGCCGAGCGTCTCCTGGCTGCACAGAACCCTCTCTCGCAGGCTGATAGGCCACATCAGCTGTTTGCAGATGCCCCGCCCCCTCCCACTGCACCTACGCCTGTAATGACCACACTGGGAGCAGCCATTCCCATTCCAG GCATGCCTCCTCCTGGCGCATTCCCCCCTGTGCCACCCCCAGGCTCAATGCCACCTGGAATGCCCCCTGGCATGCCCATGCCCCTTGCTCCAGGGACACCTTCCCCTCAGGGCGGTGCTACAGGACCTCCCCCAGGACCACCGCCCTTCCCACCTGCTGGAATGCACCCTCCAG GTATGCCACCTATGCCAATGCCCCCTACTGGACCACCAGGTATGGTGCCACCACCCCCTGGCCCCCCTGGTACCACTCGGGCACCGCCTCCACCAGGCATGCCTCCTCCTCCACAGATGGGCATGCCCCCCAGAGGACCATTTGGACCACCCATGG GTCCCCCTATGCATCCAGGCATGAGGGGTCCCCCTCCCCCAATGCCACCTCCGGGCTATGCCGGAGGACCACCCAGACCGCCTCCGTTTGGTTTCCAGAGAGCACCTCCCATGCCCCCAAGACCCCCAGCACCACCCAGAGGACCCATACGTGCACCTATGCCTCCTTAA